The Calditrichota bacterium genome includes the window ACTGAATAGAATTTTCAATATACTGGGTTTGGCGTTGATGAGAAAAATGCATAATGTCATCATCAACAGTATATGGCTCCGGTAGTTCAGCAGCTGTTTTAGCCGGGTAACTGGTTTCGGTAATCCAAACATCTTTATTCTCCATCCCAAGGCCTTTAAGCATTCTTCGTACTGCCCATACGTATTCACCCACAGCAAAATCAAGTACCGGGTAGGCAAAAAGTTGGTTGGGATAAAAATTCGCACCAATAATATCGCAATCTGCCCCCCAACGCTCAAGACGATCTGCAAAATCAAACATATGAAAATCATGTATTATTTTTGAACGTGGATCTTCTGTTTGTACTGAAGCCACGAGTGTATTCCATACATCATCCTGAAACCCACCAGGTTGGTCATCACGCCACAGGTTGCCTTTGCGCCACCATTTAAATGCTTCTGTAAAGCGGGCAGCATTCAATTCATTTTCAATTTGCCAAACACCTATACGATTGGCATACTTACGGATTATTGCCCGTGAACTAAGTTCCAAATTATAGAGATAATCACTGGCAGATACAGCGATGTAATGATTACCTTCAGAATCAAAAGAACCACTATTGTCGGGTGATATACTTGCACTTGGTAAAGTGGGTGTTCCCGGCGGACGGGTATCGTGCCCAACTCCAACAGCCATATGTACAATAATATCCTTTTCATATGCTTTATCGAGGATATAGTCCAGTATATGCCATTCAGCAGCACCATTATTTATAATGGCATCGATATCAGCATCAGTTATATTCGCCGGATTTTGTCCAAGTACAACTTCCGATGAGCTTTGTATAGCATCCCAGCGGGCTTCAACCCTACATCCAGTAAGTCCTCGTTGCTGCATTTTATTAAAAGCTGCGTCAATTCTTTGATAAGGAGTCCATGTTGTATGCCAGTTAAAGGCGCTATCTTGTAAATGATAGCGTAAAAAAGCAATACCACCAATATCCAATTTGCCACCTGCAGGAACCGTATTTGGTGTTATATTTTTGTATTGCCCAACGTCACCTTCATGAAAATTTACTTCTACAATAAGTCCACCATCAACTGCTAATATCCCATTTAAAGGAAAACTTTGTTCTAATGCATCAATCTCTGCTTGATCAATTGAAACATCACTCAAGTCAGCAAACTTTAGTAATTCTTTATCTTCTTGAATTAATGCTGGTGAAATACCATCTTCAATTATATCCTCCAAGTCTAATAAGTTGACGGCAAAGTCGACACCCGCACAATATGCAACTTGGAAAATATTTAAGGAGTTTTTTTCATATGTATTAAAAGTGACATCATCGGCAATAGGATCTTCTGGTGTAAAAGAAACATAGATACCGAGTTCATTTGAGTAAATGTTCAGTAAATATTCGATTGTAAGATCAAACTCAATCCTTGTAACACACTCACCATTGAAAATTGATCTCGTTTTAATATTATTTAGAAAGACTTTAAGTTTCGCTTTACCTAAAATATCATCAAAACTGTATGATAGTGTTAAATCAGGCATATTTGTTACTGAATTGTTTTTTAAACGGTGATCAGCATCCCCGAGACCTGTTACAATATCAGCTTTTATTGTTTCTTTATTTTCTTCATAATACTCATTTAGTTTTTTTGTAAAAATATCTTCTACTTGATAAGAATGTCCATTTAGTTTAATTATCATCAAATCTTGAGCAATAAGCTGAGCAAACAATAATATGCTAAAGCATATTATTTGTATTATCGATTTCATTGTTTTTTTCTCCTATTGTCTTTTACCTGTTAAAATAAGGGCATCATCGCTGCCCGGGTTAAAACCAACTATAAACACACTGTTTCCGACCTGTTGAACACTATTATAAAAACCTTCAATATACCTGTCCGGGAAATAGCTTTTAAAAGTACTGCCATTGTAATGAAGAACAAGATCTCTAAAACCAACTGCAAAAAAGTCATTATATTCATTACCATGGAAAGCTTGAATTGAGCCTTGGTCTTCAGTATGTGGACTCAAATAACTTAAAAAATTCATTCTGTTATGCCGTACAATTTTAGAACTGTCAGTACCTGCCAATGCAAAATAAATACTATCCTTTAAAGCCCATACTGCCGTTGGAACAGTATGATCCCAATCAGGCTGGTAAATATTATTATCCTTATCAAACAAAGTCTCCCATTCAGTTCCATTACATTTAAGAATAATACCATGACGATCTGTTGATAAATCATATGCGCCAGCCCATACTTCAACTTGCCCAGTTTCTTCATCTACCCTACCCCAAATATCCTGGAAATCCATGGTTGTGCCACTGTTCATCTTTGTCCAGCTGGAGCCATTGTATTTTAGAATAAGGCCTTTTGTACCAACCGCGTATATTTCATTTTCCGATGCGGCCCACAGGTGTTCAACACTTTCGTAATTCTCCAGGTTAGGCCTATGGATTAGTGATGCTATATTTCCATCAAAATGGAAGATACTGCCCCCCCCAAGCCAAATATTATCATCAGAAAAATACCAAATAGCCCTTAATGGATTCATTACAGTTATGAACCCATCTGAGTTGTATTTAAATTGCTTTAAATTCCATTTTAAACCATCCCAATGGGCTGCATTATAAAGTACATTTAGACCAAAGCCGTCTGTACTATCTACATATATTGTCCCAATAGTCCAAACATTATCTTCAGAAATGGCAAACACATCTCTAAATGTGTTCTGCCCGTTTACCGCTTTAAAGGTATCTATCTGCCAGACGAAGTTATGGCTTGTAGTATCAGGTCCGTTTTTAGGTGGTGGGCCTGTGCTTTCGGAGCAGGTGATAATTATTAAAAAAAATACAAATACTAAAAAGTATATTCTCATGGTTTCTCCATGTTGCTCATATTTGTGAGTTTTGTTCTCCTTTTGAGAGAATTGTTTTCCCGTTCATACATCCCTATATTCGCAGACGGGAATAGTGTTGCAAAAGTGTTCCTGTTCAGCCCGGTTTTATGTCATCAGCATAAGCCGGGTTTTTATTTTTTCATAAATTATCTCCTCAATAGTTTATTCTCTTGTTAAATATTTTTTCAGCTCATTTTATTCAATATTTGCACTAACATATTCAGTTTTTTCTAAGAAAGGTAGTTCTGATTATAAAATCGAAAAGAAAGAAAAAGGAGTAAAAAAGTATAATTCTTAAAATGTGGGTTTACAGAGACTGCATCTGTGTAAAAATGAGTGGGCAACTTAAACTCCATTCTTCAAAGTATTAACATTTAACCTTCCCTGGCCAAAATCAAATTCCTAAGAATGTCACTGAGTTCCCCCTCAAAAACTCGCAGGTCTAACAATAATTGTTAGATGCTAATAATATACAAAATAAAAATAGGTTATCAAGACTAAGTAATCTTTTTTCCTTACTATTTTTGAGATGTGATTTTATTATAATAAAAAATTAATTATTTTCCCTCAGTGTTCTCAGCGAACTCTGTGTTAAAATACCAGCTCTCAGAAAACAAAAAGGAAAATATGAAACGCATTCTAATTCTAATTTCAATTCTGCTAAGCACCCATCTCCTTGCACAAAATGATTGGAGCTTCTTAAACACTTCGCGGATTGGTGCAATCCAATTTATTAAAGACCATCCCAAAGCAGATGGCGCAGGTACAATCATTTTTATTATGGATAGCGGCATGGATGTTGGTGTTGCCGGATTAACACATTTACCAAATGGCAACCCCAAAATAATCGATGTGCAGGATTTTAGTAGTGAAGGCGATGTTTACCTGGAACCGGCAGAAATGGGAATCGAAAATGATGAACATTTCCTGGCGACTTTGAGTGGTTATAAATTATTTGGTTATAACCTGTTAAAAGATCAGCCAATCGATTCTGCTTATTTGATTGGTGTGTTAGATGAGCGTGATTTCAAGAATTCAAAAGTAAATGATATTAACGCCAATGGAAAAACCGATGACCGCTTTGGCATCATTCTTTTCCAAAAGAGCGAGGACGATTGGATCGCCTATATTGACCTTGATGCGGATGGCAATATTTCCGATGAAAAACCACAGAAAGATTATTCTGAGAATCAACACATTTTAAAGTTTCGCGGCTTTGATAAAAAGTACGAAGCACTCCCTTTAAATATGGCCTTAAAAATTTATCCCTATGAAGAACGAGTTAATTTCCATTTTGATGGCTCGGGTCATGGAACGCACGTGGCCGGGATTGCTGCCGGCTATAAAATCAATAATATGGAATCGTTGAATGGTATCGCGCCCGGTGCTCAAATAATAAGTTTAAAGATCGGTGATACAAGATTCAGCGGAGCAGGAACTATTACTGGCAGCATGCGTGAAGCCTATGATTTTGTGTCCGATTTCGCTCAGAAATATAATGGCCTTGTTATTGTAAATATGAGCTATGGCATAGGTTCAGTAAGTGCAGGCAGGTCTGATATGGAAGAATATCTCGATGACCTGTTGAGCGAAAACAGAAATATTTTAATTTGTTTAAGCGCAGGAAATAACGGTCCCGGGGTTTCTTCTGTTGGCTTGCCTGCCTCTGCCGGCTCAGCGATAACTGTTGGCGCGCTTAACACTGTGGATAATGCCCGCGATGTTTATGGCGGCAATATTGATTCTGATAAAATATTTATTTTTAGTGCCCGTGGCGGCGAAGTTGGTAAACCGAATGTGATTGCGCCCGGAGCAGCGTCCTCAACAATCCCACCGTTTTCATCCAGGGAAAATAAATGGGGAACAAGTATGGCCTCGCCGCAAGTAGCCGGAGCCGCAGCTTTATTACTATCCGCTGCAAAAAAAGAAAACCCTGCCAAAAAAATTGATGCATACTTCTTAAAAAAAGCGTTATTAAATTCAGCCATCCCATTAAAAGAATATTTACCTGTTGAACAAGGCAATGGTGTTGTAAACATTCCTGCGGCATATGAACTGTTAAAAAAACTGGGCGATAAAAAAGAAAACATCAGCGGGTATGAAATAAGTACTATAAGCCCCATTTTTCAAACTGGAAATGGGCCGGCTGTTTATTGGCGCCAAGGTACATATTTGCCAACAAAGGATGATAAACAAACCATTTATATAAACCCTGTTTTTAACACCAACTTATCAGAAGAAGAAAAAAACAATTTTTATCGGGCGTTCAAACTTTCTACTGATGCCAATTGGCTAAACATTGTTCAAAATAACGTCTATATCAAAGGATCATCGCCAGCCAAAATTCAAATCTATTTTGATGAAAAAAAGCTGCGGAAACCGGGTATCTATTCAGCATTTATTACCGGCCACGAAAAGGGTGGATTATTTAGCTCTTCATCTGCTGAGAATAGAGAGTTTAGGATTATGAGCTCGGTCATTATTCCAAACAGGATTGATACCAATACCAAAACATCGTTTTATAAAAGTAAAATTAAACTTAAACCAGGAGAAATTTCCAGGCAGTTTATATTAATCCCTGCGCAGAGCAGCGCCATGGCCTTAAGGGTTAAAGAGAATAGCCAGAACTATGCTAAGTTAAGAGTTTATGCTTTTAATCAGGATGGTCATAAAATCGGGAATACATTGTTTTGGGATTCAAAAAAATCAGGAGGCATTGTTCATCGGATCAGCACTGAAGATTTAAGCCCCGGGATTTGGGAATTTGTTTTTTATGCCCCCTTCACAAATCCCAAAGAATCTATTTTTGATTTTGAGATCGGTTTTTCCGGAATTGATATTTTACAGAAAAAGATAACCCGGCTTTCGATAAAAAACGGGGAGAATCCATCTGGTGTGTTTAAAGCAACCAATCGTTTTTCAAA containing:
- a CDS encoding S8 family serine peptidase: MKRILILISILLSTHLLAQNDWSFLNTSRIGAIQFIKDHPKADGAGTIIFIMDSGMDVGVAGLTHLPNGNPKIIDVQDFSSEGDVYLEPAEMGIENDEHFLATLSGYKLFGYNLLKDQPIDSAYLIGVLDERDFKNSKVNDINANGKTDDRFGIILFQKSEDDWIAYIDLDADGNISDEKPQKDYSENQHILKFRGFDKKYEALPLNMALKIYPYEERVNFHFDGSGHGTHVAGIAAGYKINNMESLNGIAPGAQIISLKIGDTRFSGAGTITGSMREAYDFVSDFAQKYNGLVIVNMSYGIGSVSAGRSDMEEYLDDLLSENRNILICLSAGNNGPGVSSVGLPASAGSAITVGALNTVDNARDVYGGNIDSDKIFIFSARGGEVGKPNVIAPGAASSTIPPFSSRENKWGTSMASPQVAGAAALLLSAAKKENPAKKIDAYFLKKALLNSAIPLKEYLPVEQGNGVVNIPAAYELLKKLGDKKENISGYEISTISPIFQTGNGPAVYWRQGTYLPTKDDKQTIYINPVFNTNLSEEEKNNFYRAFKLSTDANWLNIVQNNVYIKGSSPAKIQIYFDEKKLRKPGIYSAFITGHEKGGLFSSSSAENREFRIMSSVIIPNRIDTNTKTSFYKSKIKLKPGEISRQFILIPAQSSAMALRVKENSQNYAKLRVYAFNQDGHKIGNTLFWDSKKSGGIVHRISTEDLSPGIWEFVFYAPFTNPKESIFDFEIGFSGIDILQKKITRLSIKNGENPSGVFKATNRFSKNLKTKISGRIQGVQQKINLEEEYDSYRHSFNVGDLFKSVEFEIEMPKSTFNKLTDFTINIKNSSGKVLKTSGIKTKKIKITFVPPSSDSYLLELIPGFAFEGQTWDAHIKKSFYYFRQPSVHVQNINFYPYTEKKVYFSLNEQIDVAPNGFYLFGKIWIDSLDKNKMRTTIPIEIESSFY